A genomic window from Fibrobacterota bacterium includes:
- a CDS encoding response regulator has protein sequence MAALIWLQGIHFEIALRSTCAFTGFMASLILWRAGGKLEHRETTAFRILSIGMLAWTIGIGVHLVDLLQGRFKLTYPPADLFFLVAAVCSVVGMARLPTGQALAKAKRVLVLDQAIAAIASGAVFWHLVIVPNLGEWEHHSPARLALTLLYPIVEFVILQMAVDLVVRGPSRRELRPVYRMASLGFLSLLAGSVLLEFNFWQDRGWERQLLHATNLGFALAMLWASRGAANRRSDAPAPPSRWLALRESLVPLAWVAMPSFAFAWILLVGGVGSAWDLLVAMGILAFLVVVRQRVAERRLAADLRSALLASLLPAILGFQLLAMVGICLILSVTFQKVASDSVLQEAIGLSRTLDKATDTTLDSGRVHDGRADWKIVSRSSPPYGIAPAQWSQPSGITTHSSAGTLSPRLFAWTALDSRPGSILVLSAPLAVYMTVARDAGLVIMLLFLCAAAITTWMISIKARNLSEPLEALTRVASEVQKGDLSVRTGVSGIDEVGRLGSAMDSMVERLTQMLQEQRELAEKAREASVAKSRFLANMSHEIRTPLNGVLGLAELLASSDLQSAEMELVGDLRASARNLRDLVGDILDLSKIEAERISIEFVDFRPADLIGQVSGLFGPTARAKGLALVSSWESAPEAMAVGDPSRLRQILSNLASNAIKFTSEGTVSLRGRMVGGAAPRLVFEVEDTGPGIAPQFHDKIWHEFVQADESTTRRFGGTGLGLSISRSLARLMGGELALVRSAVGEGSLFVVEVPLVESSSASSEVPEPASNPPETIEGLRVLVAEDNSVNQKVIAGFLHRLGCRSQLVEDGVAAVACALETRPDLVLMDVHMPRMDGLAAARELRKAGYDGQIWALTASAIDAEFDRCIEAGMDGFLAKPIGLADLRAMLVKEFGPGTPPT, from the coding sequence ATGGCCGCTTTGATCTGGTTGCAGGGAATCCACTTCGAGATCGCGCTCCGCAGCACTTGCGCCTTCACGGGGTTCATGGCCAGCCTGATCCTGTGGCGCGCCGGTGGCAAGCTGGAGCACCGGGAGACAACGGCCTTCCGCATCCTGTCGATCGGCATGTTGGCATGGACCATCGGCATCGGGGTGCATCTGGTGGATCTGCTCCAGGGCCGGTTCAAACTCACCTACCCTCCTGCGGACCTCTTTTTCCTGGTCGCCGCCGTTTGTTCCGTGGTCGGAATGGCCCGCCTGCCCACAGGCCAAGCGTTGGCGAAAGCCAAACGAGTCCTGGTGCTGGACCAAGCCATCGCGGCGATCGCATCCGGTGCCGTTTTCTGGCATCTTGTGATCGTTCCCAACCTCGGCGAGTGGGAGCACCATTCGCCCGCCCGGCTCGCCCTGACCCTGTTGTATCCGATCGTCGAATTCGTCATTCTCCAGATGGCGGTCGACCTCGTGGTGCGAGGCCCCTCCCGGCGGGAGTTGCGCCCTGTCTACCGGATGGCGTCCCTCGGGTTTTTAAGCTTGCTGGCGGGCAGCGTCCTTCTGGAATTCAATTTCTGGCAGGATCGGGGATGGGAACGACAGCTCCTGCATGCCACGAATCTGGGATTCGCGCTGGCCATGCTTTGGGCGAGTCGAGGGGCGGCCAACCGGCGATCCGACGCACCGGCACCCCCATCCCGGTGGCTCGCGTTGCGCGAGTCGCTCGTCCCTTTGGCCTGGGTGGCCATGCCGAGTTTCGCCTTCGCCTGGATCCTTCTGGTGGGGGGTGTCGGGTCCGCCTGGGATCTGCTGGTGGCCATGGGGATCCTGGCGTTTCTCGTGGTGGTGCGCCAACGCGTGGCCGAACGCCGTCTGGCAGCGGACCTGCGCAGCGCATTGCTCGCGTCCTTGTTGCCCGCGATCCTGGGCTTCCAGCTTCTGGCGATGGTCGGCATCTGCCTGATCCTGAGCGTGACCTTCCAGAAGGTGGCCTCCGATTCCGTGCTCCAGGAGGCCATCGGCTTGTCGCGGACCTTGGACAAGGCGACGGATACGACGTTGGATTCGGGCCGTGTCCACGATGGCCGCGCCGACTGGAAGATCGTTTCGCGATCCTCGCCTCCCTACGGCATCGCCCCCGCCCAATGGAGCCAACCCAGCGGGATCACCACCCATTCCAGCGCGGGGACGCTCTCGCCACGGCTCTTCGCCTGGACCGCTCTCGATTCGCGTCCAGGCTCGATCCTCGTGCTTTCCGCCCCGCTGGCGGTCTACATGACCGTCGCGCGCGATGCCGGCTTGGTGATCATGCTCCTGTTCTTGTGCGCCGCGGCGATCACGACCTGGATGATCTCCATCAAGGCGCGGAATTTGTCCGAACCTCTCGAAGCCCTCACCCGCGTGGCCTCCGAGGTCCAGAAGGGAGATCTTTCCGTGCGCACGGGAGTCAGCGGAATCGACGAGGTCGGCCGATTGGGCAGCGCGATGGATTCCATGGTGGAGCGCCTGACGCAGATGCTCCAGGAGCAGCGCGAACTGGCGGAAAAGGCAAGGGAAGCGAGCGTCGCCAAGAGCCGGTTTTTGGCCAACATGAGCCACGAGATCCGCACCCCTCTCAACGGCGTGCTCGGCTTGGCGGAGCTTCTGGCCTCCAGCGACCTCCAAAGCGCCGAGATGGAGCTCGTCGGCGATCTGCGGGCCAGCGCCCGCAATCTGCGCGATCTCGTGGGGGACATCCTGGATCTGTCCAAGATCGAGGCCGAACGCATCTCGATCGAGTTCGTCGATTTCCGTCCCGCCGACCTGATCGGCCAGGTGTCGGGCCTGTTCGGACCCACCGCCCGCGCGAAGGGCCTGGCCCTGGTTTCCAGCTGGGAATCCGCTCCGGAGGCGATGGCCGTGGGCGACCCGTCGCGGCTTCGTCAGATATTGTCCAACCTGGCTTCCAACGCGATCAAGTTCACCTCGGAGGGAACGGTGTCCCTGAGGGGTCGCATGGTCGGCGGAGCGGCACCTCGACTTGTTTTCGAAGTGGAGGACACCGGACCGGGGATCGCCCCCCAATTCCACGACAAGATCTGGCACGAGTTCGTGCAGGCCGACGAATCCACCACGCGACGGTTCGGCGGGACCGGCCTGGGCCTGTCCATCTCGCGAAGCCTCGCCCGCCTGATGGGAGGCGAACTGGCGCTGGTCCGCTCGGCCGTGGGCGAGGGCAGCCTGTTCGTGGTGGAGGTCCCGCTGGTGGAATCCTCCTCGGCCTCTTCGGAGGTTCCCGAGCCGGCGTCGAATCCCCCGGAGACGATCGAAGGGCTCCGCGTCCTGGTGGCCGAGGACAACAGCGTGAACCAGAAGGTGATCGCCGGATTCCTCCACCGCCTGGGGTGCCGATCCCAGCTGGTGGAAGACGGCGTGGCGGCGGTGGCCTGCGCCCTGGAAACACGGCCCGACCTCGTCCTCATGGACGTCCACATGCCCCGGATGGACGGACTCGCCGCGGCCAGGGAGTTGCGAAAGGCCGGCTACGACGGGCAGATCTGGGCCCTCACGGCCAGCGCCATCGACGCCGAATTCGATCGCTGCATCGAGGCCGGCATGGATGGATTCCTCGCCAAGCCGATCGGACTGGCGGATCTTCGCGCGATGCTGGTCAAGGAATTCGGACCAGGGACTCCCCCGACCTGA
- a CDS encoding glutamine synthetase III, whose translation MTARQKAIEAISGNKVASTQNYLEHAGEDIYGQYVFSEAAQRQYLAKSVFKKLRRTIEGLEPFDTAIADAVAQGVKEWAMAHGATHYTHWFVPMTGSTAEKHDSFLNPAGEGQTIAEFSGKILIQGEPDASSFPSGGIRATFEARGYTAWDVTSPIFLQVEPNGVTLTIPTAFVSYTGEALDHKIPLLRSQEALGKQALRVLRWFGNTTTSRVFTNIGPEQEYFLVDRRLAEQRPDLLLANRTLFGAPSPKGQELEDQYFGAIRERILAFMMDLDRELWRLGIPSKTRHNEVAPAQFEMAPVYESTSVGSDHNMLVMSVMKRLAAQHGLTLLMHEKPFKGVNGSGKHNNWSMGTDDGENLLEPGRDPHANAQFLAVLAAIIRGVNVHADLLRATVADAGNDHRLGANEAPPAIVSIFLGEQLEDVVKQLEGGAASSSKKGGKIELGVSSLPVLPMDATDRNRTSPFAFTGNKFEFRAVGSSAPIYWPQTVLNTLVADSMEQLADELEKLKPNDMAGLSKILSGIIKDHKQVLFSGNGYSEEWHAEAAKRGLPNNKSTVDALPALETEKAKKLFSKLGVLSERELAARAEINWERYVKVQNIEANTALEMAKTMILPATAKYLAEISVAASVSKGVKQVSDKVAALADKLVDSIHALEKAHHAAHEAGSLHAEAKTYKEKVIPAQEALRDIADELETLVSDELWPLPKYRELLFQY comes from the coding sequence ATGACCGCTCGCCAAAAAGCCATCGAAGCGATCTCCGGAAACAAGGTCGCTAGCACTCAGAACTACCTCGAACACGCCGGAGAAGACATCTACGGCCAGTACGTGTTCAGCGAAGCCGCCCAGCGCCAGTACCTGGCCAAGTCCGTCTTCAAGAAGCTCCGTCGCACCATCGAAGGCTTGGAGCCTTTCGACACCGCCATCGCCGACGCCGTCGCGCAGGGCGTGAAGGAATGGGCCATGGCGCACGGCGCCACCCACTACACCCACTGGTTCGTGCCCATGACCGGCTCCACCGCCGAAAAGCACGACTCCTTCCTCAATCCGGCCGGCGAAGGCCAGACCATCGCCGAATTCTCCGGCAAGATCCTCATCCAGGGCGAGCCCGACGCATCGTCGTTCCCCTCCGGCGGCATCCGTGCCACCTTCGAAGCCCGCGGCTACACCGCTTGGGACGTCACCAGCCCCATCTTCCTGCAGGTCGAGCCCAATGGCGTGACCCTCACCATCCCCACGGCCTTCGTGTCCTACACCGGCGAAGCCCTGGACCACAAGATCCCTCTCCTGCGCTCGCAGGAAGCCTTGGGCAAGCAGGCCCTGCGCGTTCTGCGCTGGTTCGGCAACACCACCACCAGCCGCGTGTTCACCAACATCGGACCCGAGCAGGAATACTTCCTGGTCGACCGCCGCCTGGCCGAACAGCGCCCTGACCTGCTCTTGGCCAACCGCACCCTGTTCGGTGCGCCTTCGCCCAAGGGCCAGGAACTGGAAGACCAGTACTTCGGCGCCATCCGCGAGCGCATCCTTGCGTTCATGATGGACCTGGACCGCGAGCTCTGGCGCCTTGGCATTCCTTCCAAGACCCGCCACAACGAAGTGGCGCCTGCCCAGTTCGAAATGGCCCCCGTGTACGAGTCCACCTCGGTTGGCTCCGACCACAACATGCTCGTCATGAGCGTGATGAAGCGCCTGGCCGCCCAGCATGGCCTCACCTTGCTCATGCACGAGAAGCCTTTCAAGGGCGTCAACGGCTCGGGCAAGCACAACAACTGGTCCATGGGCACCGACGACGGCGAAAACCTCCTCGAGCCCGGCCGCGACCCACACGCCAACGCCCAGTTCCTGGCCGTTTTGGCCGCGATCATCCGTGGCGTGAACGTGCATGCTGACCTGCTTCGCGCCACCGTGGCCGACGCCGGCAACGACCACCGCCTGGGCGCCAACGAAGCCCCTCCGGCCATCGTGTCCATCTTCCTGGGCGAGCAGCTGGAAGATGTCGTCAAGCAGCTGGAAGGCGGAGCCGCTTCGTCTTCCAAGAAGGGCGGCAAGATCGAGCTGGGAGTTTCTTCCCTGCCCGTGCTCCCCATGGACGCCACCGACCGCAACCGCACCTCGCCGTTCGCCTTCACCGGCAACAAGTTCGAGTTCCGCGCGGTCGGTTCTTCGGCCCCCATCTACTGGCCACAAACCGTCTTGAACACCTTGGTCGCCGACTCCATGGAGCAGCTGGCCGACGAGCTCGAGAAGCTCAAGCCCAACGACATGGCCGGTCTCTCGAAGATTCTTTCGGGAATCATCAAGGACCACAAGCAGGTGTTGTTCTCCGGCAACGGCTACTCGGAAGAGTGGCACGCCGAAGCCGCCAAGCGTGGACTGCCCAACAACAAGAGCACCGTGGATGCCCTTCCCGCCCTGGAAACCGAGAAGGCCAAGAAGCTGTTCTCGAAGCTGGGCGTGTTGTCCGAACGCGAGCTCGCCGCTCGCGCCGAGATCAACTGGGAACGCTACGTCAAGGTCCAGAACATCGAGGCCAACACGGCGCTCGAAATGGCCAAGACCATGATCCTGCCTGCCACCGCCAAGTACCTGGCCGAGATCTCCGTCGCCGCCTCCGTCTCCAAGGGCGTGAAGCAGGTTTCGGACAAGGTCGCGGCCCTGGCCGACAAGCTCGTGGACAGCATCCACGCTCTGGAGAAGGCGCACCACGCCGCTCACGAGGCCGGCTCGCTGCACGCCGAAGCCAAGACCTACAAGGAAAAGGTCATCCCGGCCCAGGAGGCCCTCCGCGACATCGCCGACGAGTTGGAAACCTTGGTTTCCGACGAGCTCTGGCCGCTGCCCAAGTATCGCGAACTCCTCTTCCAATACTAA
- a CDS encoding TIGR02147 family protein: MSMVPVFDYLDYREYLKDFYESKKSEFPLFSYRVMAQHVGMDASNLFRVLQKDLHLPARCVPQVLEYVELSGRAAEYFQILLAYARTKAKKEKQLILEKALALRDVQRKLLEVEELSFLRDWWVVATRCLIEVLDGKANPEIMGDRFRPKVPPAEIRKALDQLHQLGLVKKVSSGRLTLTDAHLTAGGESHAAAVKSYQKQVLDLAKDSLDRFSREERDVSTLALAVDEEAFQDIRVMLRECRRQIQKRVEDSQRPDRVMQLSMAFHPLAPAPPLEEK; this comes from the coding sequence GTGAGCATGGTTCCGGTCTTCGACTACTTGGATTACCGGGAGTATCTGAAGGATTTTTACGAGAGCAAAAAATCGGAGTTTCCGCTTTTTTCGTATCGGGTCATGGCCCAGCACGTCGGGATGGATGCCAGCAACCTCTTCCGAGTGCTTCAAAAAGACCTCCACCTCCCAGCCCGATGCGTTCCCCAAGTTCTGGAGTACGTGGAATTGTCGGGTCGTGCGGCGGAATACTTCCAAATCCTTCTGGCCTATGCCCGAACCAAGGCCAAGAAGGAAAAGCAACTGATCCTGGAAAAGGCTTTGGCTCTGCGCGATGTGCAGAGAAAGCTGTTGGAGGTCGAAGAGCTTTCCTTTCTGCGCGATTGGTGGGTGGTCGCCACGCGATGCCTCATCGAAGTCCTGGACGGCAAGGCCAATCCGGAAATCATGGGCGATCGGTTTCGCCCCAAGGTCCCGCCCGCCGAAATCCGCAAAGCGCTGGATCAACTGCATCAGCTCGGGCTGGTGAAAAAGGTTTCCTCGGGTCGGTTGACGCTCACCGATGCGCACTTGACCGCTGGTGGGGAATCCCACGCGGCCGCGGTGAAGTCCTACCAAAAGCAGGTGCTGGATCTCGCCAAGGACTCGCTCGATCGGTTCAGCCGTGAGGAACGTGACGTTTCCACACTCGCTCTCGCCGTGGATGAAGAGGCTTTTCAGGACATCCGGGTCATGCTGAGGGAATGCCGTCGTCAAATCCAGAAGCGAGTGGAAGACTCGCAACGACCGGATCGCGTGATGCAGTTGTCGATGGCGTTCCACCCTCTGGCCCCGGCCCCACCGTTGGAGGAAAAATGA
- a CDS encoding polysaccharide deacetylase family protein, which yields MNPRKSFQAGSLIVLASAALTQAGPVTTVPWNGNTGAFSFTYDDARNTQIPNLIPQADGLGIKVTFFITNMYSFPSAKADWIKAAKNGHELANHTSDHGSPSNSNVSSMASTLRALDPSVDAVTFAYPNCSVAGTSSVSAESFMGRGCGQATYAWDKAPGDWMNVQGLIINAGAPTPGVNLVNSAKSGNSWGLTIVHDVGPNPDQYSLTVADNKKMLDAAVAAKVWVAPYATVGAYYRAHFVMDAVTASGSGPWKLTWTSPHPKMPKVVKLRVKLAAATFGDAVTVTQGGTAIQQESDGSFVIDFMKLSMDVQKGGSSILNEAKFLTRANVQVSRTGSLLKVAGLPQGSYSYSLRTLTGHEVGSGSLSSQGPSESAEMTAPLGRSGLVLVLRNAASVQVTAQVPPAI from the coding sequence ATGAACCCCAGAAAAAGTTTCCAAGCAGGTAGCCTGATCGTTCTGGCCAGTGCCGCCCTCACGCAGGCGGGCCCCGTGACCACCGTCCCCTGGAACGGCAACACGGGCGCGTTCAGCTTCACCTACGACGACGCGCGCAACACCCAAATCCCCAACCTCATCCCCCAGGCGGATGGCTTGGGGATCAAAGTGACGTTCTTCATCACCAACATGTACAGCTTCCCTTCGGCCAAGGCGGATTGGATCAAGGCCGCCAAGAATGGCCATGAGCTGGCCAACCACACCTCCGACCACGGTTCCCCGTCGAACTCGAACGTCTCGTCGATGGCCTCGACCCTGCGCGCGCTCGATCCTTCCGTGGATGCAGTCACCTTCGCCTACCCCAACTGCAGTGTCGCCGGAACCTCCTCCGTGAGCGCGGAGAGCTTCATGGGCCGTGGGTGCGGACAGGCAACCTACGCATGGGACAAAGCGCCTGGCGACTGGATGAATGTCCAGGGACTGATCATCAACGCCGGCGCACCGACCCCCGGCGTGAATCTGGTCAATAGCGCCAAATCCGGCAACAGCTGGGGTCTCACGATCGTCCACGACGTCGGCCCCAACCCCGACCAGTACAGCCTCACGGTGGCCGACAACAAGAAAATGCTGGACGCCGCCGTGGCGGCCAAGGTGTGGGTCGCGCCCTATGCGACCGTGGGCGCGTATTACCGGGCGCATTTCGTCATGGACGCGGTCACCGCGAGCGGCTCCGGCCCTTGGAAGCTGACTTGGACCTCCCCCCACCCCAAGATGCCCAAAGTGGTCAAGCTGCGCGTAAAGCTCGCCGCCGCCACCTTCGGAGACGCTGTGACCGTGACCCAGGGCGGCACCGCCATCCAGCAGGAAAGCGACGGCTCGTTCGTGATCGACTTCATGAAGCTTTCGATGGATGTCCAGAAGGGCGGCTCCTCGATCTTGAACGAAGCCAAGTTCCTGACCAGAGCCAACGTCCAGGTCTCCCGGACGGGATCCCTTCTGAAGGTCGCCGGTCTGCCACAGGGCAGTTACTCCTATTCCCTTCGCACCTTGACCGGCCATGAAGTCGGCTCGGGCTCCTTGTCTTCCCAGGGACCTTCCGAGTCCGCCGAGATGACCGCTCCGCTGGGTCGCTCCGGACTGGTGCTGGTGCTTCGCAACGCGGCCTCCGTCCAGGTGACCGCCCAGGTTCCTCCCGCGATCTGA